The Xenopus laevis strain J_2021 chromosome 7S, Xenopus_laevis_v10.1, whole genome shotgun sequence genome includes a window with the following:
- the pde6c.S gene encoding cone cGMP-specific 3',5'-cyclic phosphodiesterase subunit alpha': MGEMKKEDIEKYLENNPQFAKEYFDRKLRSETVGALFNNKQLVLKDGVSFREMTKIEEADILLELVKEIQDDCNMEKIVHKVLQRLAYLIQADCCSMFTFRSRNSIPELATRLFNITKTSKFEDNLVAPESEIVFPLDIGIVGWVAHTKKSFNVPDVKKNTHFSDFADKQTGYTTKNLLAVPILQGKEVLAVIMAVNKQNADEFSKEDEEVFHKYLNFLSVALKYNHITYLHNIESRKSQVLLWTANKVFEELTDIERQFHKALYTVRIYLNCERYSVALLDMTKEKEFYEEWPIKLGEVPPYKGPKTPDGREIIFYKIIDYLLHGKEEIKVIPSPPEDHWSLVSGLPTYVAENGFICNMMNAPADEFFKFQKEAVDETGWTVKNVLCLPIVNKKEEIVGVATFYNRKDAKPFDEYDEQITEALTQILGWSVLNTDTYDKMNKLENRKDIAQEMLMYQLKCTPKELQSILKTKEKLNKEVEECEENDLLKILKEELPDPITAELYEFHFSDLPVSEHDLIKSGIRLFFEINAVDKFKVPVEVLTKWMYTVRKGYRDITYHNWRHGFNVGQTMFTLLMTGKLKKYYSDLEAFAMVAAAFCHDIDHRGTNNLYQMKSQAPLARLHGSSILERHHLEFSKTLLQDESINIFQTLNKRQFENVIHLFEVAIIATDLALYFKKRTMFQKIVDTTEQMQSEDERIKYIICDPTKKEIIMAMMMTGCDLSAITKPWDVQSKVALMVANEFWEQGDLERTVLQQQPIPMMDRNKADELPKLQVGFIDFVCTFVYKEFSRFHTEILPMYDGLQNNRVQWKTQADAYDEKMKILEEQTKKEETNGGNLGVCQGGELVKSKTCTLL; encoded by the exons ATGGGGGAGATGAAGAAAGAAGATATCGAGAAATATCTAGAAAACAACCCTCAGTTTGCAAAGGAATATTTTGACAGGAAACTTCGAAGTGAAACTGTTGGGGCTCTATTTAACAATAAACAGTTGGTATTAAAAGATGGAGTTTCCTTTCGTGAGATGACCAAGATAGAAGAAGCAGACATTTTGTTGGAGCTGGTAAAAGAAATACAAGATGACTGTAACATGGAGAAGATTGTTCACAAAGTACTCCAGAGGCTGGCATATCTGATACAAGCAGACTGTTGTAGCATGTTTACGTTCCGGTCACGGAACAGTATTCCAGAGCTGGCTACAAGGctcttcaatattacaaaaacctctaaatttgAGGACAACTTAGTAGCTCCTGAAAGTGAAATTGTGTTCCCTTTGGACATTGGGATTGTGGGATGGGTTGCTCATACTAAGAAGTCCTTTAATGTTCCTGATGTGAAAAAG AACACCCACTTCTCAGACTTTGCAGACAAGCAAACTGGATACACTACCAAAAATTTACTGGCAGTGCCAATCTTACAAGGAAAGGAAGTCCTGGCTGTTATAATGGCCGTCAACAAACAAAACGCTGATGAATTTTCAAAAGAGGATGAAGag GTTTTCCACAAATATCTCAACTTTCTATCTGTTGCTCTTAAATACAATCACATCACCTACCTCCACAATATTGAATCGAGGAAAAGTCAG GTGCTTCTTTGGACAGCCAACAAGGTCTTTGAAGAATTAACAGATATTGAAAGACAGTTCCACAAGGCCCTTTACACTGTTAGAATATATCTTAATTGTGAGAGATATTCGGTTGCATTGCTGGACATGACAAAAGAAAAG GAGTTCTATGAAGAATGGCCAATCAAACTTGGAGAAGTACCACCTTACAAAGGACCAAAGACTCCAGATGGAAGG gaaattattttttacaagatAATCGATTATCTTTTGCACGGAAAAGAAGAAATTAAAGTTATTCC CTCGCCACCAGAGGATCACTGGTCTCTTGTGAGTGGGTTGCCAACATACGTTGCTGAAAATGGATTT ATTTGCAATATGATGAATGCACCAGCAGATGAGTTTTTCAAATTTCAG AAGGAAGCAGTGGATGAAACGGGTTGGACTGTCAAAAATGTGCTCTGTCTACCAATTGTAAACAAGAAAGAAGAAATTGTAGGAGTAGCCACATTTTACAACAGGAAAGATGCAAAGCCCTTTGATGAATATGATGAACAAATCACAGAA GCTCTGACACAGATCCTGGGTTGGTCTGTTTTGAACACGGACACTTATGACAAAATGAACAAACTTGAAAATAGAAAGGATATTGCCCAAGAAATGCTCATGTATCAGCTGAAATGCACTCCAAAGGAACTTCAAAGCATATTG AAAACCAAggagaaattaaataaagaagtTGAAGAATGTGAAGAGAATGACCTTCTGAAAATACTG AAAGAGGAGCTGCCAGATCCCATCACTGCCGAACTCTATGAATTCCACTTCAGTGACCTCCCGGTGTCAGAACACGACCTCATCAAAAGTGGGATTCGATTGTTTTTTGAGATCAATGCTGTTGACAAATTTAAAGTGCCAGTCGAG GTTTTAACAAAATGGATGTATACAGTCAGGAAAGGATATCGTGACATAACCTACCACAACTGGCGACATGGATTTAATGTGGGACAAACAATGTTTACTTTGCTAATG ACAGGTAAGCTAAAGAAATACTATTCTGACCTGGAAGCCTTTGCCATGGTGGCCGCTGCATTCTGCCATGATATTGATCACAGAGGGACCAATAATTTGTACCAAATGAA ATCTCAGGCACCTTTAGCAAGACTTCATGGATCTTCTATCTTGGAAAGACATCATTTAGAATTTAGTAAAACTCTGTTACAGGATGAG agTATAAATATTTTCCAAACCTTGAACAAGCGGCAGTTTGAAAATGTGATCCATTTGTTTGAAGTAGCGATAATTGCAACTGACTTAGCTTTGTATTTCAA GAAAAGGACTATGTTTCAGAAGATTGTTGATACCACAGAACAAATGCAGTCAGAAGATGAAAGAATAAAGTACATTATCTGTGATCCAACCAAAAAGGAGATTATCAT GGCAATGATGATGACTGGGTGTGACTTGTCAGCCATAACTAAGCCATGGGATGTACAAAGCAAG GTTGCCCTCATGGTTGCAAATGAATTCTGGGAGCAAGGAGATCTAGAGAGAACAGTTCTTCAGCAACAACCAATT cctATGATGGACAGAAACAAAGCAGATGAGTTACCCAAGCTTCAAGTTGGCTTCATTGATTTTGTATGCACCTTTGTATACAAG